Part of the Elgaria multicarinata webbii isolate HBS135686 ecotype San Diego chromosome 5, rElgMul1.1.pri, whole genome shotgun sequence genome, TGCAGGGCAGCTAAGCATGCAAAACTGTTCCTGAACTGTATCACATGGCAGAATTCCATGATTGAATGTTTTGCTTGCAAGGGGGACCCCTCCTGCAAGCAGAACTAATGTATCAGGGAGAAGGTTAGACTAGAACTCTTTCCCTTGAtatctagttttctatatgcatgAAGGTTTTTGTTCAGAAGGGCATTCAGTCAAAGCGATTTCCCTTTCGGGCCCATCGTCAAACCTTCTGGATCCCCAAATTTTTTGGGTCAGAGTGCACATTTGGAATCTTGTCacgggcactctcacaaaatggctggcatgggAGGAGGTGGGGCTTGCCCATatacaaaacattcatttctcacaaggcaaactggtgaggctaaaggGGAAacgacctgactgttagagcagtatgacaatggaatcagttgcctggtgaggttgtggcctctcccacactagaggccttcaagaggccatctgtgagggatgctttagggtggattcctgcattgaacagggggttggactcaatggccttgtaggccccttccaactttgctattctatgattctatgattctatgacctgcccAAGCACCTaaggacaaggcagaggtgggctctgAGCCCCAAAACAGGCATCAAGAGAGGTGGCTGGGGACATCATGTAGGGAGACCCCAACACCAGGCCATCAAATGCTGCCATCTTTGTTCAACATATTTTGttcaagtatagcttccaaactgtgtgaggtcctggttcctctctatttggccctggttaggcctcatctagagtgttgcgtccagttctgggctccacaattcaagaaggacgcagacaagctggagcgtgttcagaggagaacaaccaggatgatcaggggtctggaaacaaagccctatgaagagaaactgaaagaactgggcatgtttagcctggagaaaagaagattgaggggagacatgacagcactcgtcaaatacttaaaaggttgtcacacagaggacacggaataatcagcccaaagtgcaggacacagaataatgggctgaagtgacaggaagccagattccggttgggcatcaggaaaaacttcctgactgttagagcagtaccacaatggaaccagttacctagggaggtggtgggctctcccaccctagaggccttcaagaggcagctggacagccatctgtcagggatgctgtagggtggattcttgcattgagcagggggttggactcgatggccctataggccccttccaacgctactattctatgattctatgtttgtgtGCGTGAtcaggtgcacacacacacacacacacacacacggctgcaAGAGACTGGACATGAGTCCCAGCCTGCTGCTTTGGGGTGGGCACGGTGCAGCTACTGGTGCCCCCACtgctggagggaggggaggagaagtgaGGGGCCCGGCCAGGCACAGAAACATCAGCCCCCCTGCCGCACCCCCAGCTGGAGTCCCTCTGTTTGCGTAGGTAtgagtgtgtggtggtggggaattaagTGGGCCCCACCCTTCAGGCGTCTTGCTTgaggctcagaaaacaaacacaccttGATCCAGCCCTGCGCCTACTGccagaagtggtacagtcctggcACAGTTGCATCACCTGCCTCATCCGCTGCCGTTTGCGTAAGCTAGGCCTCGGTGTCCTCGCAAACCCTCTCCCCGTGTCGCAGGTACAATTTTGGAATGCTTGAACTACTGGCCTGCGTGGGAAGCAAGAGTGCGACACAGAAGCCAAAAGTTATACCTGCAAAGACTCCAGGCTTTCACAGACGACAGAAAGTGAGGCTCTCTTTCATCTACATGTGCCCAAGCATCACCTcccagagcagccttctccaaacaagtgccctccagacgtgtgggtctgcaactcccatcattcccagccaccatatCCCacatggctggggaaagctggtttgaACCAGGCCACCTTCAGCCAACCCCTTCGTTTTGTCCATTGcaggataaaacacacacacatagaatcatagaaaagtagagttggaaggggcctacaaggccatcgagtccaaccccctgctcaatgcaggaatccaccctaaagcatccctgacagagggttgtccagctgcctcttgaaggcctctagggtgggagagcccacaacctccctaggtaactggttccattgtcgtactgctctaacagtcaggacgtttttcctgacgtccagctggaatctggcttcctttaacttgagcccgttattccgcgtcctgcactctgggaggatcgagaagcaatttccagccctccagaagttttggcctacaactcccattagccccagccagcatagccagtggtgaggatcatgggagttgtaggccgcaAGTGGCCCACCGCTGGTTTAGAGGCATCTAATTCTGCATTGGATCTGTCCCTGGGGCTCCGAGGAGGCTGGTGCCTTTGATGTCagagggtggtgaatctgctccaggtttcagccaaaaCAATAAAGGCGCCGTTCAAGGTGTTTCACatgccttggctagacctaaggtttatcccggggtcatctggGAATACCAGAAAATTAGGATTGTTCCTGGTCAGTAGGAGGCCATTCCAGTGGATGACTTTGTATGTTTTCGATCAAGCTCTATTCCACTCCACCGAAAGGTCAACGGCCGCTATTATAGGGTTGGTCATATATTACCATGAggttcaaggtggtgtacaaagtCCACACACTGTGGCCTAGTTCTCACCGACATGTTAAACCTGTGCCTGGATTATacctccagatttcagtcaggacTGTACCACACAGGGGCTGTGGACATAGGaaggtaggaagctgccttatccggagtcagaccgttggtctaTCTCGCCCCGTATTGTCGACACTGAATGGCAGCaacagtttttccagccctaactggaaATATCAAggattgaacttggaaccttctgcatgcaaagcaggaggctGAAATGATAGTatgcacaaacaaacaaacaaatgctgcaACTCCCTGCAGATGAAAAACCAGCACGTCAGGGAGGGAGCTTGGCCAGACTCCACCCGCCtcacatgctagctttctacgtGGAGGGGATTTTCTTCATACGGAGGAGTGTCCTGTCTCTCTCCGTCTCAGTATTTTTGCCAGGCAAATGAGACCAATACACACAGCTGGAGGATGTTCTGCATATATTGTATTCCTCTTCCTCTTAGatcaagccttccccaatctggggccctccagatggccagactacagctcccatcatccccagcaggctggctgggggtgatgggagttgtagtccggccAGCCCGATTGACATCAACAGAACTGGCTCCACTGGGGAATATTTTAGGCTAGTCTGCATCCAGGCACCGGGACCTTTTCTCACACCATAAAACACAGCTGCTATCACATACCAACTACTGCTTCCAGAGTTCTTGGGTTTACATGGACATGATGGCTAGGGAGACAAAACCCAGATACCGGAAGCAACGCGTCACTGCTACCTCATGCTTTCCCGTAATGGTCTGCTCCTGTGGGCCCACTTCTTGAACTTGGCTATCCCCATGTAAGATTTGCAAGGATGCTTCTTCCCTGAAACATTATACAGAAAGCCATTTCCATGGCACAGCTCCGTCTTTACGTTGCTCACGCAGCCACGTTCAAGCGCTAGGCCTTGCAGATACAGTCAGCAAACCACAAACGAAGCACCCAAACGAAGCATTTACGTTGGACCAGAGTTCAGTCACACGTGAAATGGGCGGTGACTTTGCAGTCCATGCCACTCCAGCTGGTAGAGCAAGGCCGGATTTCACCACGCTGTTTGCAAAGGTGGGCACCCCCGCCTGCCTCCAAATGTCAGCGCACGCAACACAGCCAAACATAAACAAAGACTCTTAACTCTTCCAAGGCGcttcattaaaacacattaaaataaaccCTAAAGGGGACTCACCACTTGTGGCTTGCTCCTGGGGCCGGGGGCTACGCTGGGATCTTCGTGATGCTTTGGACATCTGGGGAGTTTGGGTTCCGACGTGGTTGGCGTGGCAGGTGACGATCTGGGCGTATCCACAGTGCTGGTGGAGGGCGGCTCCCCCGAACTGAGGGTCAACATGTAGTGCTTGGTGACATCCTCCAAGGATGGAGTTTGGAGAACGGGGTAGTGTTTTGTGGGCAGCCGCGGGGGATCCTGCGTGGCAACGTGGACGTTTTGGTTCAGTGAAGAAGGCAGGTGGGCATCCGAGATGGGGATAAAGGTGGCGGGCTCGCTTTTCTGACGCACGTGTTTGGGGGCCTGCCGTGCCCTACCTAGCGTGGCAGGAACCGTGGGGGACGGCGTGGCCTCTTCTCCTCTGTTCTCCTGGCAGTTCACCCTGTTGTTGCGCTTCTTAGAGCTCCGGCGGACGATTCTCGGGGACAGGACTTCGGCCAGCTTGGGATCAAAGCTATAGCTCTGAGCCACGTCCGCCATGTTGTCCTCTGGCGGCAGCAGGACGTGCTCAGACTGTGAGTACCGCCTCCCCacttcctgctccctcctctgATCTCTCTGCTTGGACAGGATGGGTTCGCTACTGGACGGAGGGATGCTCTGGTCCATCTCGTTGATGGGCTCTCCGGGCCCATCAAAGCCCGCGCCGGCCAGCTCGCCCCGGCGGCTGGGGTCACTGAAGGACTTCTTCTTGATGGTCTTGCCATTCCCTTTCTCGTCAATCACTTTGTCCATGGCTCCAGGCTGGCTGACAATGTTCTGTATCACCGTGCTGTAATCCTTGAGGCTGTCGCTGCAGACAGACAAGTCACTGGCTGCACTCCCCGTGCATTCGGACAGGGCTACGGCTGAGGATTCCGGGAGGCCAGACTTTGAATTCAGGGAGCCCAGGAGGTTACTGTCGACGGAGAAGTTCTCTGAGTCCTCGGTGATGGAGCATCTCCGGTGTGGCATGGGGTCGCTCAAGGATCTGTAGGTTTCACCACTGGATTCCCCGTTGCTTCCACTGCTGGGTTCGGAGCCATTGTTTCCCACCGATGGAAACTTTCTTCGGCGTCGAAGGGCGCTAGGAGTCGAGGGTGCTTCTAGTAACCCTTGGGGCGCCATCTTGCTACTGGAAAAGGCCTCATCCGCAACAGCGGCCTTCTCGTTATTCGCTCTGGCGATGTGGTTTGGAAGAAGCATCTCGTTCCTCTCTGGCTGGCTGCCGCCACTTCCTGTTTGGTTCGCGGACTTCCACGCTGCAACGGATGGGTTGAGATAGCTGTAAGCCGGACCCGTCTCTGGCTCGGTTACAATGCCTTCATCTGTCATACTGGATTCAGGACCTGAGAGTTCTTCTAAGGATTTCCGACCAGAGAGGTTTCCTTCAGAGTCAGCTTTCGCCAAGCACCGTCCGTAGCCGCCTCCTGGGGCTTCCTCCTTCTGAGTTTCTCCATCTTCTACTTCACTTTTCATGCTGCTGTTGTCTTTTTGGTCCAAAGCAAAGTTATAATCGTGTTGGGACCCAATCTTACTTATCTTCTCGAAGACTTGCCTGGCTTCTTGAATATATTGGTCTTGGATGATGACCGGCAGGCCAtcctcctccctgcctctccCAATTTCGCTGTCGGAAACGGCACCGTCATGGTCGCCGGCGCTGGTAAGGAGAAGCTCCGAACTGCTCTGCTTCATTGCACTCTGGAGAAAGAGTCTGCGGGGAGCTGGTTTATCTGAATAGGTAAAAGATTTGGCCCGCCGCAGAGTTGCCGTGAGGTCCTTCAGCGTCGGCCGGTTACCCAGCACCCAACGGTTTGGTGGCTGAGCCTCGCTCTGGATCCGTCCTGCTAGCTGGTGCCCGGCTGCACCGTGGTGGCAACTTTCATGCCTGTCGGTGCCGCCACAGGCCGTCTCCTCTTGATCGCTCAGCCTGCCGCCTTTCTTCCTCGCCTTCAGCTCGGAGAGGTCCGACTTCAGGAAGCTGAGGAGGGCCAGCGTCTCCGTCGCAATGTCCGGGTTGGACATGGACTTCCTGTTCTTGGACCTCTCTGCCGCTTCAAGGCCGCAGTGGTGCAGGTTCTCGAATGGCGGGAGTTCCTGCTGCGTTTTGACGATGCCAGAGGGCAGGGTCGGGCGGGCCCGAACCTGCGGCTGCAGCCTGACGAGGCTGTCGCTTTGGTTGAAGCTTGGCGACCGATACATGCCCTGAAAGCCCCTGGCTGGACCAGTCCAGGAGGCCCCAAGGAGGTCTTCTTCTTTCAGCGTCTCGGTACTCGAGTACCTGCTGCTGCTCCGGGAGCCACATGGGCTTGGCACGAAAGGCGGGATGTTCACTTTGGAGACTCTGGAAACCAGCGGGAGGGGAGCCACTGAGGAAAGGCTGCCCAGCgaggagctgccgccgccgccttcggGCAGGCCCCGCGGGAAGGATTTGTGGCCCCTGGCGCCGCCCGCGGAGGCTTTGGCCTCGCTGAGGAAGCTGGCAGCGGGAGACGGCCTAGTCCTTTCGTCAGCCGGCAGAGGCACATACTGGGAAAGGTCCTGCTGGGCCTTGAGGTACCACTCCATCCCCGCCAGTCCATTGCTGCCCAAGGCCTGGTCCCGGAGGCCCggctctttccttttcttccggACGGCGCGCTTCCTGGGGGCCAGCAgggggtcctcctcctcctcctcgctccccGAAGACCCCTCGGGAGGCCGGTGCCAGCTGTTGCCGGTGCCGGAGGGGGCGAGCGCAGGCTGGGGGCCCCGGGGGACAGACCGCAGCAGCTCTTCCTCGCTGCTGGAGATCTCCCGTCCCACGGCGCTGCCGCAGGCGGCCggcgagggggaggaggggggcggcGAGGGGGAGCCGGGGGCAGCTCGTGGCTTGGAGGAACTATGCGAGGAATGTAAACTATCCCAGAgttgggggggcggcggcggcggcggcctctcGGCCTCGAGTCTGGGGCCGCCCCCCAGCGCCCGGTGCCCCGGAAAGGGGATGCAGCTGcgcggcggcggaggcggcggggCGTCTCTGCGCTGCTCTTGGAGGTGCTGGGGCCTGTCCTCGTCCCCTCTGGCGTCGGGCAGGAGGGCGCCGTCCATGCCTCCGGGCAGGTGCGGAAAGGGCCCCCCCGGTTCCCTGGCTTTGCCCACGAGGCTGGGGGCCCCCCGGAGCCCAGGCCCTTCCTCGGGGGGTTCGCCTCTGCCGgagcccgccgccgccgccgcctgctgctgctgctgccgtcgaAAGCTCTCGCCGAAAAGTTTGCGCATCTCGGTGACGCTGGGCCAGTCGAGCGCCGCCTCGCCGGCTTTCGGGGGCTCGCTCAGCCCTTTGccccggggcggcggcggcggcggcggcaacggcAGCTCCTCTCCTTCGGGCTCATCGGCCGGCCAGGCTCGGGGGTCCCTCTTGGCCCCGCAACAGGTGGCTCTGCCCCGGCCCGCCTCGCCGGGCGGCTCGCCGTCGGCCCCTCGGGGCGCGCAGAAGCGCTGGGAAAGTTGGCGCACCGAAGGCGAGAGGCTCCGCAGCGCTCGGCCCCCGGGATCCGGCCCGGGAGAGGCCGAGGCGAGCTGGGCGACGCCGCGGGAGACGCTGAAGGAAGCGGCGCGGCTGGGCGATCGCCGCCCGATAGGCTCCGCTGACGGCGGCGGCTGCTGCGCCCTGGCGCTCGGGGACTGAGCCTGGCACGCCTGTGCGCccgggcgctgctgctgctgctgctcctcccggGGGGTGCCGCCTccgcccccctcctgcccccccggCCCGATCCACCGCTCCAGGCGCTTGAAGGAGACGCTCCTGTAGAGGGGATTCCTCCCCTCCGCCATTGTTTACACACCCAGCTTCCAAAACCCACCCAccaaatctccccccaccccaccccagtcctctcctcttcccctcctaaaCCGTCCCGGGCACGCCGCCTGCAGCCATCCGTGGCTCCTTTCCGCCGTGCAAagaaaaggaggtggggtggaggggagagtaGAGCGAGAGTTTCCAGCAGGCTTCCTCCACTCGAGTTCCCACAGTTAAGTTcagagcttggggggggggcgcaggaggatTGCAGAAAGCAATGGATGGCGACCGGGCGaaagtcccccttcccccccgccTCGCCTGGATTTCCCCTGGCCGGATCCCTGCGTAAAGGGAGTGCGCGTGGCGTTTGCGGTTCCGATCCGGCTTGGCAGGCCCCGCTTCCCAGTCCTggttctccccctaccccacccccaccgctcCAGCAGGAGGAACGGGT contains:
- the ARHGEF17 gene encoding rho guanine nucleotide exchange factor 17, which encodes MRKLFGESFRRQQQQQAAAAAGSGRGEPPEEGPGLRGAPSLVGKAREPGGPFPHLPGGMDGALLPDARGDEDRPQHLQEQRRDAPPPPPPRSCIPFPGHRALGGGPRLEAERPPPPPPPQLWDSLHSSHSSSKPRAAPGSPSPPPSSPSPAACGSAVGREISSSEEELLRSVPRGPQPALAPSGTGNSWHRPPEGSSGSEEEEEDPLLAPRKRAVRKKRKEPGLRDQALGSNGLAGMEWYLKAQQDLSQYVPLPADERTRPSPAASFLSEAKASAGGARGHKSFPRGLPEGGGGSSSLGSLSSVAPLPLVSRVSKVNIPPFVPSPCGSRSSSRYSSTETLKEEDLLGASWTGPARGFQGMYRSPSFNQSDSLVRLQPQVRARPTLPSGIVKTQQELPPFENLHHCGLEAAERSKNRKSMSNPDIATETLALLSFLKSDLSELKARKKGGRLSDQEETACGGTDRHESCHHGAAGHQLAGRIQSEAQPPNRWVLGNRPTLKDLTATLRRAKSFTYSDKPAPRRLFLQSAMKQSSSELLLTSAGDHDGAVSDSEIGRGREEDGLPVIIQDQYIQEARQVFEKISKIGSQHDYNFALDQKDNSSMKSEVEDGETQKEEAPGGGYGRCLAKADSEGNLSGRKSLEELSGPESSMTDEGIVTEPETGPAYSYLNPSVAAWKSANQTGSGGSQPERNEMLLPNHIARANNEKAAVADEAFSSSKMAPQGLLEAPSTPSALRRRRKFPSVGNNGSEPSSGSNGESSGETYRSLSDPMPHRRCSITEDSENFSVDSNLLGSLNSKSGLPESSAVALSECTGSAASDLSVCSDSLKDYSTVIQNIVSQPGAMDKVIDEKGNGKTIKKKSFSDPSRRGELAGAGFDGPGEPINEMDQSIPPSSSEPILSKQRDQRREQEVGRRYSQSEHVLLPPEDNMADVAQSYSFDPKLAEVLSPRIVRRSSKKRNNRVNCQENRGEEATPSPTVPATLGRARQAPKHVRQKSEPATFIPISDAHLPSSLNQNVHVATQDPPRLPTKHYPVLQTPSLEDVTKHYMLTLSSGEPPSTSTVDTPRSSPATPTTSEPKLPRCPKHHEDPSVAPGPRSKPQVDMRKHVIMTLLDTEQSYVESLRTLMQGYMKPLKLPESSVLCDPSLVDEIFDQIPELLEHHEEFLEQISECTQNWHEKQKVGDILVQSFSKDILVKIYSAYIDNFLNAKDAVRIAKEARPAFMKFLEQSMRENKEKQALSDLMIKPVQRIPRYELLVKDLLKHTPEDHPDRPFLLEAQRNIKQVAERINKGMKSAEEVERNARIVQEIESHIEGMEDLQAPLRRFLRQEMVVEVKAMGGKKDRSLFLFTDLLVCTTLKRKSGSLRRSSMSLYTAASVIDTASKYKLLWKLPLEDVDIVKGASQSTNRESIQKAICRLDEDLSTLGQVSKLSETLSFPHQNLDDVIKDLMAAIHRELAEKQSLSFTMSFPPNKMELTATKADSTESYIFEFPNPDARHSFEQAFEDTKKKLASNKNCLDPEFLKALPIMKTRSGMQFSCASPSHSNPENAYEVWVCNSDGYVGQVCLLSIRKEPIVEACIAVCSARILCIASVPGLKRTYRERPERLASLASEPVHTALEESVPQQCLHISISGSSLELSEPMDSASRELVPFDSDDTDDESSPSPSGTLQSQASQSTISSSFGNEEIPSSKDVTAETTSSEEEQDPAGFLPIAPTFSQNRNSESPMDGRAMRRSSRGSFTRGSLEDLLSIDPEAYQSSMWLGTEDGCIHVYQSSDNIRNRKNSMKMQHAASVTCVLYLDNQVFVSLANGELVAYQREAGRFWDSQNSKSLSLGSPGSPVTKMVAVGGRLWCGCQNRVIILNTSTLQQEHTFHVGPDSNRSVTCMVSSGLGVWVTLQGSAQVRLYHPASYEQLVEVDVTPPVHKMLAGSDAIIRQHKAACLRITALLACKDLLWIGTSAGVVLTLSITANAASLKTLPLPVGLSQGHTGHVRFLTTIELPEGFDILFPLPRDPGTETPNDLEKRDATRHRPSKSKMLVISGGDGYEDFRLTNSSETVGRDDSTNHLLLWRV